Proteins encoded within one genomic window of Ovis aries strain OAR_USU_Benz2616 breed Rambouillet chromosome 1, ARS-UI_Ramb_v3.0, whole genome shotgun sequence:
- the LOC114113364 gene encoding keratin-associated protein 19-3-like: MCHYSNHYGGLGYGYGGFGGLGFGRGCGCSSFHRLGCGSGFQSYGCGSGFGSFGSGCCHRPLFFRRCGFSSFY, translated from the coding sequence ATGTGCCATTACAGCAACCACTACGGAGGCCTCGGCTACGGCTACGGAGGCTTTGGAGGCCTGGGCTTTGGCCGTGGCTGTGGATGCAGCAGCTTCCACAGGCTGGGCTGTGGCTCAGGCTTTCAAAGTTATGGATGTGGCTCTGGTTTTGGAAGCTTTGGCTCTGGCTGCTGTCACCGTCCACTGTTCTTTAGAAGATGTGGTTTTTCCAGCTTCTACTAA